A part of Variovorax sp. HW608 genomic DNA contains:
- a CDS encoding nucleoside deaminase produces the protein MNDEQKLKALRRANEVARRAMAMGRHPFGAVLVAPDGETVLAEQGNIDTVQHAEATLARTASLNYPADYLAQCTLVTTFEPCAMCAGTIYWANIGRVVYGAEEAALLALTGDHPENPTLSLPCRELFARGQKTIEVDGPVPEVAEELIATHRGFWESRGR, from the coding sequence GTGAATGACGAACAGAAGCTGAAGGCCCTGCGCCGCGCCAACGAGGTCGCGCGGCGCGCGATGGCGATGGGCCGCCATCCCTTCGGCGCGGTCCTGGTCGCGCCGGACGGAGAAACGGTGCTCGCCGAGCAGGGCAACATCGACACGGTGCAGCACGCCGAGGCCACGCTCGCACGTACCGCGTCGCTGAACTACCCGGCCGACTACCTCGCGCAGTGCACGCTGGTGACCACTTTCGAGCCCTGCGCGATGTGCGCGGGGACGATCTACTGGGCCAACATCGGGCGCGTGGTCTACGGCGCGGAAGAAGCCGCGCTGCTCGCGCTCACCGGCGACCATCCCGAGAACCCGACGCTGTCGCTGCCCTGCCGCGAGCTGTTCGCGCGCGGCCAGAAGACGATCGAGGTCGACGGTCCGGTGCCCGAGGTCGCGGAGGAGCTGATCGCGACGCACCGCGGTTTCTGGGAATCCCGCGGCCGCTGA